One Falsihalocynthiibacter arcticus DNA segment encodes these proteins:
- a CDS encoding DUF1489 family protein, translating into MTIHLVKLCVGIESFEHLQSFREARATSPESPSQHVTRMWPKREPELLEGGSLYWVIKGVIQARQRIHSLEEKIGEDGIRRCAILMEPALIRTQPATRRAFQGWRYLKPEDAPADLFRSTRAEDELPAHLAAALGEIGVL; encoded by the coding sequence ATGACCATACATCTAGTAAAGCTATGCGTCGGCATCGAGTCGTTTGAACACTTGCAATCATTCCGCGAGGCGCGCGCCACCTCGCCAGAATCCCCCTCGCAACATGTAACCCGTATGTGGCCCAAACGCGAACCCGAATTGCTCGAGGGAGGCTCTCTTTATTGGGTCATTAAAGGAGTCATTCAAGCACGTCAGCGAATCCACTCGCTTGAAGAAAAAATCGGCGAAGATGGCATACGACGCTGCGCGATCCTGATGGAACCCGCGCTTATTCGGACACAGCCTGCGACGCGGCGCGCCTTCCAAGGATGGCGTTACCTAAAACCAGAAGATGCCCCCGCAGACCTTTTCCGCAGCACGCGCGCCGAAGATGAATTACCCGCCCATTTGGCAGCAGCCCTCGGCGAAATCGGCGTCCTATAG